The Buttiauxella selenatireducens genome has a window encoding:
- a CDS encoding YjgN family protein, with protein MSEIQTEIEETHSRSLVFHGTGKGYFKIWIVNVLLTIVTLGVYGAWAFVRSKRYLYNHTELSGSRFDYKATGGAIFVSWLCLLIYIFALEGALIGRHSLTAAAMGGLLILFLPYLLVQSIRYQMQSTTLNNVRFNFKCSGFKAWWVMLGCPLLMGLGVGLICVLIMSTCSSATLFDMQRIIITAVIAVLVGILGMGIIQGVATALGLNLLFNNLSFGKQTFSTDISFKKCITICLISISLMIPFILIVLNLVLPSYLEIASTAFLDNPDLLAEKMNSLQATMAVAYLVYLLGIIICASFLYVKMRNYYYSAVVLSGRVAFRSTLTISGFMGQVIINILITVCTLGFGYPWARIRYCHYLANNTWVDGDLDSLNLEDHEDKIATDIVSRLSRGLVPNISL; from the coding sequence ATGTCTGAAATACAAACGGAAATAGAAGAAACGCACTCCAGAAGTCTGGTGTTTCATGGGACGGGTAAGGGATATTTCAAAATATGGATAGTCAATGTGCTATTAACAATTGTGACCCTGGGCGTTTATGGTGCATGGGCTTTCGTCCGCTCAAAACGTTATTTATATAATCATACTGAGCTATCTGGTTCACGCTTCGACTATAAGGCGACGGGTGGTGCAATATTTGTTAGTTGGTTGTGCCTGTTGATTTATATTTTTGCTCTTGAGGGGGCTCTCATAGGTCGTCATTCACTAACTGCTGCGGCTATGGGGGGATTGTTAATTCTATTCTTACCCTATTTATTAGTGCAAAGTATTCGTTATCAGATGCAATCCACCACATTGAACAACGTGCGTTTTAACTTTAAATGTTCAGGTTTTAAAGCATGGTGGGTGATGCTGGGGTGCCCATTATTGATGGGGCTCGGTGTTGGTTTGATCTGTGTTTTGATCATGAGTACTTGTAGTTCAGCCACACTCTTTGACATGCAGCGTATCATCATCACGGCGGTTATCGCGGTATTAGTCGGCATTCTGGGGATGGGGATTATTCAGGGAGTTGCAACTGCGCTTGGGCTGAATCTATTATTCAATAATTTAAGCTTCGGCAAGCAAACGTTCAGCACTGACATTAGTTTCAAAAAATGTATTACTATTTGCCTGATTAGCATTTCATTGATGATTCCATTCATACTGATTGTATTGAATTTAGTATTACCATCTTATCTTGAAATAGCCTCTACGGCATTTCTGGATAACCCAGATCTATTAGCCGAAAAAATGAATTCATTGCAGGCAACGATGGCCGTGGCCTACCTGGTTTATCTTTTGGGTATAATCATTTGCGCAAGTTTTCTCTACGTTAAGATGCGTAATTATTATTATTCTGCCGTCGTGTTAAGTGGCCGTGTTGCTTTCCGTTCAACCCTGACCATCAGTGGTTTTATGGGGCAGGTAATCATCAATATTTTGATCACTGTTTGTACGCTCGGCTTTGGCTACCCTTGGGCACGAATCCGTTATTGTCATTATCTGGCCAATAACACTTGGGTTGACGGTGATTTAGATTCTCTGAATCTGGAGGATCATGAGGATAAAATTGCCACAGATATTGTGAGTCGTCTTTCTCGTGGCCTGGTACCAAATATAAGCTTGTAG
- a CDS encoding valine--tRNA ligase, with amino-acid sequence MEKTYNPQDIEQPLYEHWEQQGYFKPNGDTSQESFCIMIPPPNVTGSLHMGHAFQQTIMDTMIRYQRMQGKNTLWQAGTDHAGIATQMVVERKIAAEEGKTRHDYGRDAFIEKIWQWKAESGGTITRQMRRLGNSVDWERERFTMDEGLSNAVKEVFVRLYKEDLIYRGKRLVNWDPKLRTAISDLEVENRESKGSMWHLRYPLADGAKTADGKDYLVVATTRPETVLGDTGVAVNPEDPRYKDLIGKFVVLPLVNRLIPIVGDEHADMEKGTGCVKITPAHDFNDYEVGRRHQLPMINILTFDGDIREAAEVFDTNGEESTVYGNEIPAQFQKLERFAARKAVVAAFEEMGLLEEIKPHDLTVPYGDRGGVVIEPMLTDQWYVRTAPLAKVAVEAVEQGDIQFVPKQYENMYFSWMRDIQDWCISRQLWWGHRIPAWYDANGNVYVGRNEAEVRAENNLGDDVALNQDEDVLDTWFSSGLWTFSTLGWPENTEALRTFHPTSVMVSGFDIIFFWIARMIMLTMHFIKDEDGKPQVPFKTVYMTGLIRDDEGQKMSKSKGNVIDPLDMVDGISLEDLLEKRTGNMMQPQLAEKIRKRTEKQFPNGIEPHGTDALRFTLAALASTGRDINWDMKRLEGYRNFCNKLWNASRFVMMNTEDQDCGFNGGEMVLSLADRWILAEFNRTVKAYREALDTYRFDIAANILYEFTWNQFCDWYLELTKPVMNSGSEAELRGTRNTLINVLEGLLRLAHPIIPFITETIWQRVKTFKGITDDTIMLQPFPAYNSAQDDEAAFSDTEWLKQAITAVRNIRAEMNIAPGKPLEVLLRNVSAEAERRVNANRTFLQNLARLESITLLPADDKGPVSVTKIIDGAELLIPMAGLVDKAAEIERLAKEVAKIEIEIGKIEGKLSNEGFVARAPADVVAKERERMVAFADAKAKLIEQQAVIAAL; translated from the coding sequence ATGGAAAAGACATATAACCCGCAAGATATCGAACAGCCGCTTTACGAGCACTGGGAACAGCAGGGCTACTTTAAGCCAAATGGCGACACCAGCCAGGAAAGCTTCTGCATCATGATCCCGCCGCCGAACGTTACCGGCAGCTTGCATATGGGTCACGCCTTCCAGCAAACGATCATGGACACCATGATTCGTTACCAGCGCATGCAGGGTAAAAACACCCTGTGGCAGGCGGGGACTGACCACGCCGGCATCGCGACCCAGATGGTCGTAGAGCGCAAAATTGCCGCCGAAGAAGGTAAAACACGCCACGACTACGGTCGCGATGCGTTTATCGAGAAAATCTGGCAGTGGAAGGCAGAGTCTGGTGGCACCATCACCCGTCAGATGCGTCGTCTTGGCAACTCCGTAGATTGGGAGCGCGAACGCTTCACCATGGACGAAGGGCTGTCCAACGCGGTGAAAGAAGTGTTCGTTCGCCTGTACAAAGAAGACCTGATTTATCGCGGCAAGCGCCTGGTAAACTGGGACCCGAAACTGCGTACCGCTATCTCCGATCTGGAAGTAGAAAACCGCGAGTCCAAAGGTTCTATGTGGCACCTGCGTTATCCGCTGGCTGACGGCGCGAAAACCGCTGACGGCAAAGATTACCTGGTTGTCGCCACCACGCGTCCAGAAACCGTACTCGGTGACACTGGCGTGGCTGTGAACCCGGAAGATCCACGTTATAAAGATTTGATCGGTAAATTCGTGGTGCTGCCGCTGGTTAACCGCCTTATTCCTATTGTTGGCGACGAACACGCTGACATGGAAAAAGGCACCGGCTGTGTGAAAATCACGCCTGCGCACGACTTTAACGACTATGAAGTAGGTCGTCGTCACCAGCTTCCAATGATCAACATCCTGACCTTCGACGGTGATATCCGTGAAGCGGCAGAAGTGTTTGATACCAACGGTGAAGAATCTACCGTTTACGGTAACGAAATCCCCGCTCAGTTCCAGAAGCTGGAACGTTTTGCCGCACGTAAAGCGGTCGTTGCAGCGTTCGAAGAAATGGGTCTGCTGGAAGAGATCAAACCACACGATCTGACCGTTCCTTACGGTGACCGTGGCGGCGTGGTTATCGAACCTATGCTGACCGACCAATGGTACGTGCGCACGGCTCCACTGGCTAAAGTTGCGGTTGAAGCTGTTGAGCAGGGCGACATTCAGTTCGTGCCGAAGCAATACGAAAACATGTACTTCTCCTGGATGCGCGATATTCAGGACTGGTGTATTTCACGTCAGCTTTGGTGGGGTCACCGCATCCCGGCCTGGTACGATGCCAATGGCAACGTCTACGTTGGCCGTAACGAAGCGGAAGTCCGTGCTGAAAATAACCTGGGCGACGACGTTGCATTGAACCAGGACGAAGACGTTCTGGATACCTGGTTCTCTTCCGGTCTGTGGACGTTCTCCACTTTAGGCTGGCCTGAGAATACCGAAGCGCTGCGTACCTTCCACCCGACCAGCGTGATGGTCAGCGGCTTCGACATCATCTTCTTCTGGATTGCGCGCATGATCATGCTGACCATGCACTTCATCAAAGATGAAGACGGCAAACCACAGGTTCCGTTTAAAACCGTTTACATGACCGGTCTTATCCGTGATGACGAAGGGCAGAAAATGTCTAAGTCCAAGGGTAACGTTATCGATCCACTGGATATGGTTGATGGTATTTCCCTGGAAGACCTGCTTGAGAAGCGTACCGGTAACATGATGCAGCCACAGTTGGCTGAGAAAATCCGCAAACGAACCGAGAAGCAATTCCCGAACGGTATCGAGCCGCACGGCACCGATGCATTGCGCTTTACGCTGGCAGCGTTGGCCTCTACGGGTCGCGACATCAACTGGGACATGAAGCGCCTGGAAGGTTATCGCAACTTCTGTAACAAGCTGTGGAACGCCAGCCGTTTCGTGATGATGAATACCGAAGACCAGGATTGCGGCTTTAACGGCGGCGAAATGGTTCTGTCGCTGGCAGACCGCTGGATTCTGGCGGAATTCAACCGCACCGTGAAGGCATACCGTGAAGCGCTGGACACCTATCGCTTTGATATCGCGGCCAACATTCTGTATGAATTCACCTGGAACCAGTTCTGTGACTGGTATCTGGAGCTGACCAAACCGGTCATGAACAGCGGTAGTGAGGCGGAACTGCGCGGCACGCGTAATACGCTGATCAACGTGCTGGAAGGTTTGCTGCGTCTTGCGCATCCAATCATTCCATTCATCACGGAAACCATCTGGCAGCGTGTGAAAACCTTCAAAGGCATCACCGACGATACCATTATGCTGCAACCGTTCCCGGCGTATAACAGCGCTCAGGACGACGAAGCTGCGTTCTCTGATACCGAGTGGCTGAAGCAGGCAATCACCGCAGTACGTAACATTCGTGCTGAGATGAACATTGCTCCGGGCAAACCGCTGGAAGTGCTGCTGCGTAACGTGAGTGCAGAAGCGGAACGTCGCGTAAACGCGAACCGTACCTTCCTGCAAAACCTGGCACGTCTGGAAAGCATCACCCTGCTGCCGGCTGATGATAAAGGTCCGGTTTCCGTGACCAAAATTATCGACGGCGCAGAACTGCTGATCCCAATGGCTGGTCTGGTCGACAAAGCCGCTGAAATTGAGCGTCTGGCTAAAGAAGTTGCGAAGATCGAAATCGAGATTGGCAAAATCGAAGGCAAGTTGTCCAACGAAGGTTTTGTCGCACGTGCACCCGCTGACGTGGTGGCTAAAGAGCGTGAGCGCATGGTTGCTTTCGCCGATGCAAAAGCGAAACTGATTGAGCAGCAGGCTGTGATTGCCGCGCTGTAA
- a CDS encoding DNA polymerase III subunit chi, translating into MKNATFYLLDNDTPSGELNAVEALVCELAAESFRAGKRLLIACVDEQQAIRLDEALWQRDAHAFVPHNLAGEGPRYGAPVELAWPQRRGSSPRDVLISLLPQFADFATAFHEVIDFVPYEESQKQLARDRYKAYRVAGFHLTTATHTPPGTT; encoded by the coding sequence ATGAAAAACGCGACGTTCTACCTGCTCGACAACGACACACCCTCCGGGGAGTTGAATGCCGTTGAAGCGTTGGTGTGTGAACTGGCGGCAGAAAGCTTTCGCGCAGGGAAACGCCTGCTGATTGCTTGTGTTGATGAACAACAAGCTATCCGTCTGGATGAAGCACTTTGGCAGCGCGACGCACACGCGTTTGTACCGCATAATCTTGCCGGTGAAGGCCCACGTTATGGTGCTCCGGTAGAATTGGCCTGGCCGCAGCGGCGTGGTAGTTCACCACGCGATGTACTGATTAGCCTTTTGCCGCAGTTTGCAGATTTTGCCACCGCTTTCCATGAAGTGATAGACTTCGTACCTTACGAAGAATCCCAGAAACAACTGGCCCGTGATCGCTACAAGGCGTATCGCGTTGCTGGTTTCCACTTGACTACGGCGACTCATACCCCGCCGGGAACGACATAG
- the pepA gene encoding leucyl aminopeptidase has product MEFSVKSGSPEKQRSACIVVGVFEPRRLSPVAEQLDKISDGYISALLRRGELEGKPGQTLLLHHVPNVLSERILLIGCGKERELDERQYKQVIQKTINTLNDTGSMEAVCFLTELHVKGRNTYWKVRQAVETAKESLYSFDQLKTNKSEPRRPLRKMVFNVPTRRELTSGERAIQHGLAIAAGIKAAKDLGNMPPNICNAAYLASQARQLADSFSKNVVTRVIGEQQMKELGMHSYLAVGDGSQNESLMSVIEYKGNNSPDVRPIVLVGKGLTFDSGGISIKPAEGMDEMKYDMCGAASVYGVMRMVAELNLPINVIGVLAGCENMPGGRAYRPGDVLTTMSGQTVEVLNTDAEGRLVLCDVLTYVERFEPDVVIDVATLTGACVIALGHHITGLMSNHNPLAHELIGASEQAGDRAWRLPIADEYQDQLDSNFADMANIGGRPGGAITAACFLSRFTRKYNWAHLDIAGTAWRSGKAKGATGRPVALLSQFLLNRSGFNGED; this is encoded by the coding sequence ATGGAGTTCAGTGTAAAAAGCGGTAGCCCCGAGAAACAGCGTAGTGCCTGCATCGTTGTGGGAGTCTTTGAACCGCGTCGCCTGTCCCCGGTCGCCGAACAACTCGATAAAATCAGCGATGGCTACATCAGCGCCTTATTGCGCCGTGGTGAGCTTGAGGGAAAACCCGGTCAAACTTTATTGCTTCACCATGTTCCGAACGTGCTTTCAGAGCGCATTCTGCTGATTGGGTGTGGCAAAGAGCGTGAGCTGGATGAGCGTCAGTATAAGCAAGTTATCCAGAAAACGATCAATACTCTAAATGATACTGGCTCGATGGAAGCCGTTTGCTTCCTGACCGAACTGCACGTTAAAGGTCGTAACACGTACTGGAAAGTACGCCAGGCAGTGGAAACGGCAAAAGAGTCTTTGTATAGCTTCGATCAATTGAAGACCAACAAAAGCGAACCACGTCGTCCGCTGCGTAAAATGGTCTTTAACGTGCCAACCCGTCGCGAACTGACGAGCGGCGAACGTGCCATTCAGCATGGTCTGGCTATTGCTGCCGGTATTAAAGCGGCAAAAGATCTTGGCAATATGCCACCTAATATCTGTAACGCAGCGTACCTGGCCTCTCAGGCGCGTCAGCTTGCAGATTCTTTCAGCAAAAACGTTGTCACTCGTGTTATCGGTGAGCAGCAGATGAAAGAGCTGGGTATGCACTCCTACCTCGCGGTAGGTGATGGTTCCCAGAACGAATCACTGATGTCTGTCATCGAATACAAAGGTAATAACTCACCAGATGTGCGTCCAATCGTGCTGGTCGGTAAAGGCCTGACGTTCGACTCCGGCGGTATTTCAATCAAACCTGCCGAAGGCATGGATGAGATGAAATACGACATGTGCGGTGCCGCTTCTGTGTACGGCGTTATGCGCATGGTTGCAGAACTTAACTTGCCGATTAACGTGATTGGCGTGCTGGCGGGCTGTGAGAACATGCCTGGCGGACGTGCTTATCGCCCGGGTGACGTGCTGACAACGATGTCCGGCCAAACTGTCGAAGTGCTCAACACTGACGCAGAAGGCCGTTTAGTATTGTGTGACGTACTGACCTATGTTGAGCGCTTCGAGCCAGATGTGGTTATCGATGTGGCAACACTGACCGGCGCATGTGTGATTGCTTTGGGTCATCACATCACCGGTTTGATGTCTAACCACAACCCGCTGGCACACGAACTGATCGGCGCATCTGAACAAGCCGGTGACCGTGCATGGCGTCTGCCAATCGCCGATGAATACCAGGATCAGCTGGACTCCAATTTTGCTGATATGGCAAACATCGGTGGCCGTCCTGGTGGCGCAATTACTGCGGCTTGCTTCCTGTCACGCTTTACCCGCAAGTACAACTGGGCTCACCTGGACATCGCAGGTACGGCCTGGCGTTCAGGTAAAGCCAAAGGTGCGACCGGTCGTCCAGTGGCGTTACTGTCGCAATTCCTGTTAAATCGTTCAGGGTTTAACGGCGAAGACTAA
- the lptF gene encoding LPS export ABC transporter permease LptF yields MIIIRYLVRETFKSQLAILFILLLIFFCQKLVRILGAAVDGDIPTNLVFSLLGLGVPEMAQLILPLSLFLGLLMTFGRLYTESEITVMHACGLSKAVLIKAAMILALFTGAVATINVMWLGPWSSRHQDEVLAEAKANPGMAALAQGQFQQATDGSSVLFIESVNGSSFKDVFLAQLRPKGNARPSVVVADSGHLSQRADGSQIVTLNTGTRFEGTAMLRDFRITDFQDYQAIVGHQTVALDPDDSSQMYMRTLWANDAPNARAELHWRLTLVLTVFIMALMVVPLSVVNPRQGRVLSMLPAMLLYLVFFLLQTSLKSNAAKGKIDPMIWMWLVNLVYFAIAVVLNVWDTVPMRQLRARFSKTRGAA; encoded by the coding sequence GTGATTATCATAAGATATCTGGTTCGGGAGACGTTCAAAAGCCAACTTGCGATCCTCTTCATTCTGCTGCTGATTTTCTTTTGTCAGAAGCTTGTCAGGATTCTTGGGGCGGCGGTTGACGGCGACATTCCGACAAATCTCGTTTTCTCTCTTTTAGGGCTGGGCGTGCCTGAAATGGCGCAACTTATCCTGCCTCTTAGCCTTTTCCTTGGGCTACTCATGACGTTTGGGCGTCTGTATACCGAAAGCGAAATCACGGTAATGCATGCCTGTGGCTTGAGTAAAGCGGTGCTGATCAAAGCTGCAATGATCCTCGCACTCTTTACTGGCGCGGTTGCTACCATCAACGTGATGTGGCTTGGCCCGTGGTCTTCACGTCATCAGGATGAAGTGTTGGCGGAAGCCAAAGCTAACCCTGGTATGGCTGCTCTGGCACAAGGCCAATTCCAGCAAGCGACCGATGGCAGCTCAGTACTGTTTATCGAGAGCGTCAACGGTTCAAGCTTCAAGGATGTGTTCCTTGCGCAATTGCGCCCGAAAGGTAATGCACGTCCTTCTGTTGTGGTGGCTGATTCCGGTCATTTATCACAGCGGGCAGATGGCTCTCAGATTGTGACGCTCAATACCGGTACCCGTTTTGAAGGTACTGCGATGCTGCGTGACTTCCGTATTACTGACTTCCAGGATTATCAGGCGATTGTTGGGCACCAGACGGTAGCGCTTGATCCCGATGATTCCAGTCAGATGTACATGCGCACCTTATGGGCAAACGATGCGCCTAACGCCCGCGCAGAATTACACTGGCGCCTCACGCTGGTGTTGACCGTATTTATCATGGCGTTGATGGTTGTTCCGTTGAGTGTGGTGAACCCGCGTCAGGGTCGTGTGCTTTCGATGCTGCCAGCCATGCTGTTGTATTTAGTGTTCTTCCTGCTTCAGACGTCCCTGAAATCCAATGCGGCGAAGGGGAAAATCGACCCAATGATTTGGATGTGGTTGGTTAACCTGGTCTATTTTGCCATCGCAGTTGTGCTCAATGTGTGGGATACAGTGCCGATGCGTCAGCTACGTGCACGCTTTAGCAAAACACGAGGAGCAGCATAA
- the lptG gene encoding LPS export ABC transporter permease LptG, with protein MFGVLDRYIGKTIFTTIMMTLFMLVSLSGIIKFVDQLKKAGQGSYSAMGAGVYTVLSVPKDIQIFFPMAALLGALLGLGMLAQRSELVVMQASGFTRMQIALSVMKTAIPLVLLTMAIGEWVAPQGEQMARNYRAQQMYGGSLLTTQQGLWAKDGHSFVYIERVKGNNDLAGVSIYSFNKERRLESVRYAASAQYDVEHKVWRLSQVDESNLSDQKQITGSQTVSGEWKTNLTPDKLGVVALDPDALSISGLHNYVKYLKASGQDAGRYQLNMWSKIFAPLSVAVMMLMALSFIFGPLRSVPMGVRVVTGISFGFVFYVLDQIFGPLSLVYSIPPILGALLPSATFFLISLWLMMKRSG; from the coding sequence ATGTTTGGTGTTCTCGACCGTTATATCGGTAAAACCATCTTCACCACTATCATGATGACGCTGTTCATGCTGGTGTCGTTGTCGGGCATTATTAAGTTTGTCGACCAGTTGAAAAAGGCCGGTCAGGGCAGCTATTCGGCGATGGGCGCGGGGGTTTATACCGTCCTGAGCGTCCCAAAAGACATCCAGATTTTCTTCCCGATGGCCGCACTTCTTGGTGCGCTGTTGGGGCTGGGAATGTTGGCACAGCGTAGTGAGCTGGTGGTCATGCAAGCCTCCGGTTTTACCCGTATGCAAATCGCATTGTCAGTCATGAAAACGGCGATTCCGCTGGTGTTGCTGACGATGGCGATTGGCGAATGGGTTGCACCGCAAGGTGAACAAATGGCGCGTAATTACCGTGCGCAACAGATGTACGGTGGTTCTTTGCTGACGACCCAGCAAGGTTTATGGGCGAAAGATGGCCACAGCTTTGTCTATATCGAACGTGTGAAAGGTAATAACGATCTCGCGGGCGTTAGCATCTACAGCTTTAACAAAGAGCGACGTCTGGAATCCGTGCGATATGCTGCCTCAGCGCAATACGATGTGGAGCATAAGGTATGGCGATTGTCTCAGGTTGATGAATCTAATCTCAGTGACCAGAAACAAATTACCGGCTCACAGACTGTCAGTGGCGAGTGGAAAACTAACTTAACCCCAGACAAACTGGGCGTGGTAGCGCTCGACCCTGATGCGCTGTCGATTAGCGGCCTGCATAACTACGTGAAGTATCTTAAAGCCAGCGGACAAGATGCTGGGCGTTACCAGCTCAATATGTGGAGCAAAATCTTTGCGCCACTCTCTGTCGCGGTCATGATGTTGATGGCGCTGTCGTTCATCTTCGGCCCGCTGCGTAGTGTGCCGATGGGGGTGAGGGTCGTCACCGGTATTAGCTTTGGTTTTGTGTTCTATGTACTTGACCAGATCTTTGGCCCGCTGAGTCTGGTGTACAGCATCCCGCCGATTTTGGGGGCGTTGCTGCCAAGCGCGACTTTCTTCTTGATTAGTCTCTGGCTGATGATGAAGCGCTCCGGCTAA
- a CDS encoding helicase HerA-like C-terminal domain-containing protein yields MTAPLLVARTTEQELHLLPSMANRHGLITGATGTGKTVTLQKLAESFSEIGVPVFMADVKGDLTGIAQEGVESEKLLARLAKIGVTDWSPHNNPVVLWDIFGEKGHPVRATVSDLGPLLLSRLLNLNEVQAGVLQIIFRIADDQGLLLLDFKDLRAATQYIGDNAKSFQNQYGNISSASVGAIQRGLLQLEQQGAEYFFGEPMLDIKDWMRTDANGKGVINILSAEKLYQMPKLYAASLLWMLSEIYEQLPEAGDLEKPKLVFFFDEAHLLFNDAPQVLLDKIEQVIRLIRSKGVGVYFVSQNPSDIPDTILGQLGNRIQHALRAFTPKDQKAVKTAAQTMRANPKFDTEKAIQELGTGEALISLLDEKGSPTVVERAMVIAPCSRMGPVTDDERNGLLNHSALYGKYDETVDRESAYERLQQGVQAASEQQNAPPAKGESVAVDGGILGGLKDILFGTTGPRGGKKDGVVQTMAKSAARQVTNQIIRGVLGSIMGGRKR; encoded by the coding sequence ATGACTGCACCGCTCCTGGTTGCCAGAACCACTGAACAAGAACTGCATTTGCTGCCCAGCATGGCAAACCGCCATGGGCTGATAACCGGTGCAACCGGCACAGGCAAAACGGTGACGCTGCAAAAACTGGCTGAGTCGTTTTCAGAGATTGGCGTACCGGTATTTATGGCGGATGTAAAAGGTGACCTCACCGGCATTGCGCAAGAAGGTGTTGAGTCTGAAAAGCTGCTCGCACGACTGGCAAAAATTGGCGTGACGGACTGGTCACCGCACAATAATCCGGTGGTGTTGTGGGACATTTTTGGTGAAAAAGGTCACCCGGTTCGCGCAACGGTATCTGACCTTGGCCCATTGCTGCTTTCTCGGCTGCTAAACCTTAATGAAGTACAAGCCGGTGTGCTGCAAATCATTTTCCGCATTGCAGATGACCAGGGGCTATTGCTGCTCGATTTTAAAGACTTGCGCGCCGCGACGCAGTACATCGGCGATAACGCGAAATCGTTCCAGAACCAGTACGGCAATATCAGCAGTGCTTCGGTTGGCGCTATTCAACGCGGGCTATTGCAACTAGAACAACAAGGTGCCGAATATTTCTTTGGCGAACCGATGCTGGATATCAAAGACTGGATGCGTACCGACGCCAACGGTAAAGGCGTTATCAATATTCTGTCAGCCGAAAAGCTTTATCAGATGCCGAAGCTGTATGCCGCCAGTTTGCTGTGGATGCTTTCAGAAATCTATGAGCAGTTGCCAGAAGCCGGCGACCTGGAAAAGCCAAAATTAGTGTTCTTTTTTGATGAAGCGCATCTGCTGTTTAACGATGCACCACAAGTTCTGCTGGATAAAATCGAGCAGGTTATTCGCCTGATTCGCTCCAAAGGGGTTGGGGTTTATTTCGTTTCCCAAAACCCGTCGGACATTCCTGACACGATTCTCGGGCAGTTAGGTAATCGTATCCAACATGCGTTACGTGCCTTTACGCCAAAAGACCAGAAAGCGGTGAAAACCGCAGCGCAAACCATGCGGGCTAATCCTAAATTCGACACCGAGAAAGCGATTCAGGAGTTGGGAACCGGCGAAGCACTCATCTCATTGCTGGATGAAAAAGGCAGCCCGACCGTAGTTGAGCGTGCCATGGTGATAGCACCCTGTTCACGTATGGGACCCGTCACCGACGACGAGCGTAACGGGTTGCTCAATCACTCCGCGCTGTACGGTAAATACGATGAAACGGTCGACAGGGAATCCGCCTATGAGCGCTTACAGCAAGGTGTTCAGGCAGCGAGCGAACAGCAAAATGCACCGCCTGCGAAAGGCGAGTCGGTTGCGGTTGATGGCGGCATTCTTGGCGGGCTGAAAGATATTCTGTTTGGTACGACGGGCCCGCGAGGCGGTAAGAAAGATGGCGTGGTACAAACCATGGCGAAGAGCGCTGCACGTCAGGTGACGAATCAAATTATACGCGGAGTTTTGGGGAGTATTATGGGTGGGCGTAAGCGCTAA